In the genome of Heyndrickxia acidicola, the window TCACCAAGACAGGCAATTTCTATTTTTGATTGTATGGGTGAGAATCGTCTCACATTTTGTTCCAGTGTTTCTACTATTGGGGCGAGCGAGGGACCTTCTACACCGCCAATGATGATCTTCTCAGGATTCAGTAAGTTTACCAGGTTAGTGATGGCAATCGATAAATTCAGCGTAAGGGCTTTTGAAGGAATTCCGGTTTCCTGAAACTCTTTAATCAGCGGAATTAGCTTTCTTTCAAAAGGACCGTATTGACCGGCGATGGGAGGCTCAAAATGTACAGTATCCTCTTTATCGATGAAATATCCCACTTCCCCAGCTGAATAGTGAGAGCCTTGGATTAACTGACCATTTGCTATAATAGAGCCGCCTATCCCGGCATCTATGGACATATAAAACATATTATCTGTTTGTGCCCCATTCCCAAGCCATCTTTCGCCTAACGCACTGCAGTCTACATCGTTATTTATATAAATCGGAATGGAAAAATAAGCGGCTAACTCCTTTTTTAAATTCAGATTAAACCAACCCAGAGAAGGAGCATCTACTACAATATCCTTTGTATTTTCCACTACTGATGGAACGGCTACACTTAAACCAATAAATAGATCTTCATTTATCCCACATTCTTGAATAAAGGTCTGGATGTGCTCAATGACATATGCAACTTTATTAGTGGGTGTTGTTTTTTTCTCATATGTCACATTCCCATCTAAGTCCGTTATCATAAGGAGCATTCCACTTTCTTTTATATCCACTCCTATTCCAAAAGCAGATTTGGCATTAAAAGCGAGCTTCATCCCCCTTCTGCCGCCTTCATTAGTAGAATCTCCTAAACCGAGTTCCATCACGAATCTCTTAGCTAACAGTTCATCGACAACAGAAGAAACAGTCGAACGGCTTAAGCCAAGTGTTCTTGCCAATTCTGCTCTGCTAACGGGTTGGTCATTTCGGATTGTTTCTAAGAC includes:
- a CDS encoding ROK family transcriptional regulator encodes the protein MNRIGHQDYIKSINRALVLETIRNDQPVSRAELARTLGLSRSTVSSVVDELLAKRFVMELGLGDSTNEGGRRGMKLAFNAKSAFGIGVDIKESGMLLMITDLDGNVTYEKKTTPTNKVAYVIEHIQTFIQECGINEDLFIGLSVAVPSVVENTKDIVVDAPSLGWFNLNLKKELAAYFSIPIYINNDVDCSALGERWLGNGAQTDNMFYMSIDAGIGGSIIANGQLIQGSHYSAGEVGYFIDKEDTVHFEPPIAGQYGPFERKLIPLIKEFQETGIPSKALTLNLSIAITNLVNLLNPEKIIIGGVEGPSLAPIVETLEQNVRRFSPIQSKIEIACLGERAQALGALWYLFERIVFSPL